Within the Rhipicephalus sanguineus isolate Rsan-2018 unplaced genomic scaffold, BIME_Rsan_1.4 Seq841, whole genome shotgun sequence genome, the region TCGCCGACCTCAATGGCGAATTTCATATCCCGGAGCATGCCTTTCGATGTTCGTAGCTCATCTGCCGCAACGTTCATGTACCTCTGGCCTCCTAGAAAAAATTTGTAGAAAAGCTTCAGTAACCACAAAGCCCTCATATCATCAGGTAATGCAAATAGTGCAATCTACACACAGGCTCACAGCCATATTTTAGGCCATGAACCACTTGATGCCATTATGGTTTTCTGTATAATGGATATGCTGGGTTTTATCGCTTTCCATTCTTAAATATTAAGCCTTTTTAATTTTGAAAAAAAGCTTTACAATTCAAGTTTTTGATAGCAGGTGACTACTAGTAGCAGAACACTATATATATAGTGCAACAGTAGCTTTGGCACCagctatacactctaagaaaagatcgagtaaaaagggcgtctttttctcccacaacaataatcgtcatttattttgccttcctttccttgcactatcgccgtgcgcccggcactttctggtcacgaacgacatgcgcgctatcagcgtgacatagcatttttggtaggaaagtggccagcgccgagttttcaagaaaggaaacgcaagcaagcgagatgacgattattgttgtgggacaaaaagacaccctttttactcgatcttttcttagagtgtagtggcaCAAAAGTGAGGCACCCAATAAAATGCATTATACACAACTGGAACAAGTTACCTTCATGATGCTCTCCGCAAGCGTAGCACCAGGGGCACCCAAACAAGCCATTAAACTGGACCATGCTCATCACAGCAGCACGAGCAGGTGCGTCAACGCAGCAGCAGACGGCATGGATGGTCGACTTGATGACTGATGATGCTGTCCTCCAGATCAGGTGGCCAAAGTTGTTGACTTCTTCCACGAACTTGCCCATGAACAGTGACATGTTAGGGTGGCGTCCAAACCAAAGGCCAGCAACCAAGCAATTTTTCATACGACAATCAGGTGGCAGCTCATTTATCAAGAACTGGATTGGCCATATCGATGACGTTGACGATTTAAAGACGGGGCTCCCATCTGTATTGAATGTGAGCGTCAAGTCCATGCTGCCTACTGTCCCACTCTGGCGCAGTTTCCTGAGCATTTCCCCACTTGTTATGTCGTCAAAGGCCCTTGAGGTTTGGTTGCTCTCTTCATTCAACTGAATAAGTCGCTTGTAGAGAGCATCCTTACTTCGAGCAATCAATGATTTCACTTGCTCTTTCAAgtctaaaataataaaaaaatttccTTTGGCCTTCAACGCAGAGACGTCACTGTCTACAGAACAAGTGGGGCACCTCATGCTACTTGCGCCAGTTTGGGAGTTCAGCAGGCTGCCACAGACATCGCAGTAGAAAAAGTGCTTGACGAGGCTCTTTGTTTTGGACGACCACATCTTCCTGAACAGGTGCTTTGTTCGTGGAAGAGTGTTCCCCTTAAAGCCAAAGAGGCCATCAATAAGGCTGAGAAGATCATCCAAGGCCACCCAGCTGAGGCCATGAGTTATGACAAAGGCCATGATCATGACTACTGCAGCTGCCTTCGATGTTGTTGACCCTGGAAGAGTCTGGGAGTCCAAGAGCGCAAAATCTGCTGCTAGTAACTCCGACTCATCTAGAAAGGTGGGGCGCGCCTCTTCCGATTCGTTGCCAGCTTCAGTGTCGCCATCGCTTTCGAAACTGTCGCTGCAGTCACTGAATATGTCCTCCATAGAAGGCTCATGCAGCTGGGTTTCCTCGGCACTTTCAGCGCACGCACCATCATCCGTCTCCGCGCGGTCGCCGACGCTGTCGTCGTCAAAGTGGCTGTCGGCCTGTGATGAGCGCACGTCCTCGGGATCCAAGTCGACGTTGCTGCCGTGACTAAGCGCATCGTCTGCGTCGTCTGCGGTCAAGGCAGGCTCACTGGTCGACGGCGGCGGGTCACTGCTTGATGCCTGCGCGTCTGCGGAGACTCCGGCATCGGAGCCAGGGTCACGGAGGCGGCAGCGCTCTTGCTGTTTTTTCCAAAACGCAGTCGACCGCGGCAGCACAAAGGGCTCatctctgtcgagatagcgttTCCGAGTGTTCCTAGGTGAATCCTGGCTCATTTTGCGTGCAAAAAGTACGGCCACGCACGGGAGCGCGTGCGTAGTCttgctacagtggctagaattgTAGTCTTGCGTAGTCCTTGCCGAAGCACCGAACCGAACCCTGGCCCCACCGTGCCGTACCTGAGGTAAACCACAGTAGCGCATGCAGGAAGAAAGGAGTATATatatttattgaaacaaaaattaaaaagGAAGATTACACTGATGACACACATCATGCATATTCGGAATATTGTGTCagggcgcaggggcgtagccaagggggggggggattgggggttcaaaccccccaccccgaaatttttcagtttcgcttgcgtatatacacacgcacacatacaaacgcacgcacgaaaatacataaagtatggttgaacccccccccccccccgaaaaaaatttctggctacgcccctgtcagtgCGCTCCGGGGGCTCTAAAAATTTATGTGAAGAAACAACCAAGTATTAATACCAAAATAATGAACCCAATACGtggtaaataaaaagaaacaaattttTGCGTACTTCTAGAGCTTCAAAAATGTTGAAATCACCACTTTTAAACATGGTCAGAGTGCTTTCAAACGCAACCGAATGTGCTATTAAAATTGAAAATtcaagtttttatttatttttttcctctgCGTGTTCCAGTGTTCGCCGATACGCTCTACCAAGGCAAAAGACAGCAATCGATTGTCATTTGTGTTGTGTTGAACTACTTGCAGATATTCATTGCCTCTGTGAACTTCGACTGATCATAAAGGGCCCGTGTTGATTTCTAATTATTTTAACTTACACTTTTACTACTTTTATAGTTTACTACTTCCGCTGGAGTGCGTGTCGAAAGCCGTCTCTAACATTACCTGCTTCTGCGTGTTCTTTtcgacaaataaatttaaaagtaTATATGCCGGCCGCGACATCGATTCGCCATTGAATGATTCACTAAGGTGAACATAGATAGGCAAACTCGCTGAGACTCGGATCGATCCGTGAggttgagtacgagtgagtctggctgaagAACAttttagtctgagtccgagtgaaccctaagggcaaaacataagttttgaatgagtctgagtgagctgtaCCTTTTATCGTCGACCGAActactcacgtttatactcgtcTGTGCACACATGTCTCAACGCACGTTTATGATCCACATCAATATTTATCAATCAGAGCGTGATTTAGCAGATGGCGAGGTACATTTCCACAAGCTACATTTCACGAGAAGTTCTTGATGaagatatctcgtgtgagttCTTCGCTAAATTGGAACCGGCCGCTATATGTATTTTCAAGTGCAGATCAAAAGTTGTATCGCAGACACCGTAATCGAAGAGGCTAAATTACGCTagcgaactcatgagtcgactcacttatAGGCTCAAACTCAGGTGAATCCGTGAGTCccattggcattaaagagcattgacaccatgatcgtaAAGGATAAATTACGCTAGCGAACTCATGCGTCGACAAACTCAGGTGAATCCGTGAGTCCCAGTGAACACGGCTAAGTATAATGATGGCGAGCCTGAGCCCTCAAACCAAAATatatatttcctgagtgagtttctgattaacctccctcATTTCCTTGTCTATTTCTTCTTCTGAGTGAGTTAATGAGCTCCAGTTCATTATTTTTTCGCTGGCGTATGAAGGTGAATACAATTCCTAGCAGGCAATTGCAACCATGAGCTAGGGCACAGAAAAGAGAGCCAGAACGCTCTGTCTCCTCTTTCGCTGTTGCGCTGCTGAGAGGTGAGTATACGACCTGCAGGAGTTTTAGCTGATCGTGTTTGATATGTACAAGGTCATGTTTACAACATGCATCTGGTACAGCAGATATTGCGTCGTCACAGGTAGAACTGTTAAAAGAAACTTCGCAAGTAATGTTGCCAAGTTACACTGAGCTATTCAGGTCGGTTCAAATTCTGTTTCAAAGAGCTGCTTTAGCGTGTAAGTATTGATAACATAAATATTGTTGGGGTCttacgagggacaccgtagtgagcggctccggaaatttcgacgaccggGAGTTCTTTCACGGAGCTAGCacacgagcctccagcatttAATGCGGCCACTGCAGCCGGTATTCGATCGAGCGACCTTCAAGTCAGCCGTCGAGGTGAATATTTATAAGAA harbors:
- the LOC119378469 gene encoding uncharacterized protein LOC119378469 encodes the protein MSQDSPRNTRKRYLDRDEPFVLPRSTAFWKKQQERCRLRDPGSDAGVSADAQASSSDPPPSTSEPALTADDADDALSHGSNVDLDPEDVRSSQADSHFDDDSVGDRAETDDGACAESAEETQLHEPSMEDIFSDCSDSFESDGDTEAGNESEEARPTFLDESELLAADFALLDSQTLPGSTTSKAAAVVMIMAFVITHGLSWVALDDLLSLIDGLFGFKGNTLPRTKHLFRKMWSSKTKSLVKHFFYCDVCGSLLNSQTGASSMRCPTCSVDSDVSALKAKGNFFIILDLKEQVKSLIARSKDALYKRLIQLNEESNQTSRAFDDITSGEMLRKLRQSGTVGSMDLTLTFNTDGSPVFKSSTSSIWPIQFLINELPPDCRMKNCLVAGLWFGRHPNMSLFMGKFVEEVNNFGHLIWRTASSVIKSTIHAVCCCVDAPARAAVMSMVQFNGLFGCPWCYACGEHHEGGQRYMNVAADELRTSKGMLRDMKFAIEVGEPVNGLKGPSRLARLKGFDLVLGQTVDYMHCVLLGVTKCFAEAWFDSSNNQEAYYIGRPPTVAQVDKRLLSIKPPQCFTRLPRSIKERCHWKASEWRHWLLFYAVPCCSGILPQRHLNHFVLLVEAVHTLLLEELTLPQVERAGRLLQEFVSRTKTLYSSRMMTFNLHQLLHLASSVERFGPLWAHSAFVFESGNGRLLKTITGAKGVPNQVVERLVMLQQLHLVTKLQSFETKVKDFTCSLLGYPKTLAVRCIDSISLFGNSDPVPQLTAEEISALPSVFMSASAFYEHFRFAFKGTILHSRRYKRAKKSDSSIVRTAEDEYFVINRIVVVVQNSSHNAEEIILLCKKIVCTESNVKLPGHIKECFFSHVSTPSVLKVSDIVAHCLLIAFPGDEKMYVCDLPNSIERD